A single window of Planktothrix serta PCC 8927 DNA harbors:
- a CDS encoding BrnT family toxin, whose protein sequence is MRFPLIRFIEKGNRQNENVYATYGQTETGRYLIVFFIYKEDNNALILSARDMTNAERRKYQND, encoded by the coding sequence GTGCGGTTTCCACTGATACGATTTATAGAAAAAGGAAACCGTCAAAATGAAAATGTTTATGCCACTTATGGTCAAACAGAGACGGGACGCTACTTAATTGTTTTCTTCATCTATAAAGAAGATAACAATGCCTTAATATTATCAGCGAGGGACATGACTAATGCCGAACGAAGAAAATACCAAAATGACTAG
- a CDS encoding CopG family antitoxin: MPNEENTKMTRSSISNATSYEEIGEFWDEHDTANYWEQTYPVEFTINLGPKSQVTYYGIDKSLAEKISAVAERKGMSAENLLNLWLQEKLKEERV, encoded by the coding sequence ATGCCGAACGAAGAAAATACCAAAATGACTAGAAGTTCTATCTCAAATGCTACCTCTTATGAAGAGATAGGAGAGTTTTGGGATGAGCATGATACGGCGAATTATTGGGAGCAAACTTATCCCGTTGAATTTACAATTAATCTTGGCCCTAAATCTCAAGTAACATATTACGGCATCGATAAAAGTTTAGCTGAAAAAATCAGTGCTGTAGCAGAACGAAAAGGGATGTCTGCGGAAAATCTTTTAAATTTGTGGTTACAGGAGAAATTAAAGGAAGAGAGGGTTTAA
- a CDS encoding alpha-D-glucose phosphate-specific phosphoglucomutase: MNIRTVSTQPFNDQKPGTSGLRKSVPVFQQPHYLENFVQAIFDTQQGYEGGTLVLGGDGRYYNRQAIQIILRMAAANGVGRVLVGCEGIVSTPAASCMIRKNQAFGGIILSASHNPGGPEGDFGIKFNASNGGPAAEKITEAIYARTQVIDAYKMMDAADINLDQPGSFKLGTMDVEVIDSVQPYMELMESLFDFNLIQKLLTSGKFRMCMDSMHAVTGPYAHAIFEKRLGAAPGTVVNGIPLEDFGGGHPDPNLVYAHDLVEIIFGENAPDFGAASDGDGDRNMVLGRNFFVTPSDSLAVLTANAHLVPGYKDGLAGVARSMPTSQAPDRVAEKLGIECYETPTGWKFFGNLLDAGKATLCGEESFGTGSNHVREKDGLWAVLFWLNILAVRQESVEDIVRNHWQTYGRNYYSRHDYEEVETEKANQLVDKLQAILPNLKGQQFGNYQVEYSDNFSYTDPVDNSVSNNQGIRIGFTDGSRIVFRLSGTGTKGATLRVYLESYEPDPAKHNLDPQEALGELITIADQIAQIKTITGRQQPTVIT, encoded by the coding sequence ATGAATATTCGTACAGTTTCAACTCAACCCTTTAACGACCAAAAACCGGGTACATCAGGCTTACGCAAGTCGGTTCCCGTGTTTCAACAACCCCACTATCTGGAAAATTTCGTTCAAGCTATTTTTGACACCCAACAGGGGTATGAAGGGGGAACCCTGGTTTTAGGGGGAGATGGTCGCTACTATAACCGTCAGGCGATTCAGATTATTCTCAGAATGGCCGCAGCTAATGGCGTAGGGCGGGTTCTGGTGGGGTGTGAGGGCATTGTTTCCACTCCGGCGGCATCCTGTATGATTCGCAAAAATCAAGCCTTTGGGGGGATTATTCTCTCGGCAAGCCATAACCCCGGAGGGCCAGAAGGAGATTTTGGAATCAAATTTAATGCCAGTAATGGCGGGCCGGCCGCCGAAAAAATCACCGAGGCAATTTATGCTCGAACTCAGGTGATTGATGCCTATAAAATGATGGATGCGGCGGATATTAACCTCGATCAACCCGGTAGTTTTAAATTGGGAACAATGGATGTTGAGGTGATAGATTCCGTGCAACCCTATATGGAATTGATGGAGTCTTTATTTGATTTTAACTTAATTCAAAAATTGTTAACATCGGGCAAGTTTCGGATGTGTATGGACTCTATGCACGCGGTTACTGGCCCCTATGCCCATGCTATTTTTGAAAAACGGTTAGGGGCTGCACCGGGAACGGTTGTTAATGGTATTCCTTTAGAAGATTTTGGGGGCGGTCATCCCGATCCGAATTTAGTTTATGCCCATGATTTAGTTGAAATTATTTTTGGGGAAAATGCACCGGATTTTGGGGCGGCTTCTGATGGTGATGGCGATCGCAATATGGTTTTAGGGCGTAATTTTTTTGTAACTCCCAGCGATAGTTTAGCGGTATTAACTGCGAATGCCCATTTAGTTCCAGGGTATAAAGACGGTTTGGCGGGAGTTGCCCGTTCTATGCCTACTTCTCAAGCCCCAGATCGAGTGGCAGAGAAATTAGGAATTGAATGTTATGAAACCCCTACGGGATGGAAGTTTTTCGGCAATTTATTAGATGCTGGAAAAGCCACATTATGCGGGGAAGAAAGTTTTGGAACCGGATCAAATCATGTTCGGGAAAAAGATGGTTTGTGGGCGGTATTATTCTGGCTGAATATTTTAGCCGTGCGTCAAGAATCCGTTGAAGATATTGTTCGCAATCATTGGCAAACCTACGGACGAAATTATTATTCTCGTCATGACTATGAAGAAGTAGAGACAGAAAAAGCCAATCAATTAGTTGACAAGTTGCAAGCTATTTTACCCAATCTCAAAGGTCAACAATTCGGAAATTATCAAGTCGAGTATAGCGATAATTTTAGCTATACTGATCCGGTTGATAATAGCGTCAGTAATAATCAAGGAATTCGCATTGGGTTTACCGATGGTTCTCGAATTGTGTTTCGTTTGTCAGGAACAGGAACTAAAGGCGCGACGCTACGGGTTTATTTAGAAAGTTATGAACCCGACCCCGCAAAACACAATTTAGATCCCCAAGAAGCGTTAGGAGAATTAATCACCATTGCTGATCAAATTGCCCAAATCAAAACCATAACCGGACGTCAACAACCCACTGTTATTACCTAA
- a CDS encoding sensor histidine kinase, whose amino-acid sequence MVEPLWQDLNPHAIVDRIMADYERLIIERNALDEELQKTQYELTELKKTLANSSLVCIHVQPENKCQIQERYDQMTRFLEQAEAKTKSLIQAIPDLMFCINTEGIIEDYYPDKQNKHLLETEDVMGKKIEDVFPKDLATWTQYYLEKTLETGEIQTGEYVMKVGREWHHYEARYVQSGTYEILAIVRDITQRKQAEANLRVSEIQEREKALQLEKTLQDLRQTQAQLIQAEKMSSLGQMMTEIAHEIKNPINSIYGNLTYVDQDVQTLIELLKLYQQHYPELTSEIQDFMAASDVNIIINELPQSLEFMRLGANRLYDLALSLRNFSRLDDQQMVSADLHIGLDGTLKILHTQLKAKGNHSEIKVITDYGKLPLVKCYPNQLNQVFMNLLSNAIDALENQPVPRKIMIKTECCKINPNSVIEDAVRISISDNGHGIPQFVQNQIFNPFFTTKPVGKGTGLGLSIAHQIIVEKHQGSLKCFSQEGQGTTFEILLSLDELTPG is encoded by the coding sequence ATGGTTGAACCTTTATGGCAGGATTTAAACCCCCATGCTATTGTGGATAGAATTATGGCTGATTATGAACGTTTAATCATAGAAAGAAATGCTTTGGATGAAGAGCTTCAAAAAACTCAATACGAACTGACGGAATTGAAAAAAACACTCGCTAACTCTAGCTTAGTTTGTATTCATGTTCAGCCTGAAAACAAATGCCAAATCCAAGAACGATATGATCAAATGACGAGGTTTTTAGAACAAGCAGAAGCTAAAACTAAAAGTTTAATTCAAGCCATTCCTGATTTAATGTTTTGCATTAATACGGAAGGGATTATTGAAGATTATTATCCAGATAAACAGAATAAGCATCTCTTAGAAACAGAAGATGTAATGGGTAAAAAAATTGAGGATGTTTTTCCTAAAGATTTAGCAACGTGGACACAATATTATCTGGAAAAAACTTTAGAAACAGGTGAAATTCAAACGGGTGAGTATGTTATGAAAGTAGGTCGGGAATGGCATCATTATGAAGCTCGCTACGTTCAAAGTGGAACCTATGAAATATTAGCGATTGTAAGGGATATTACTCAACGCAAGCAAGCCGAAGCTAACTTACGAGTTTCAGAAATTCAAGAACGGGAAAAAGCCTTACAACTGGAAAAAACCCTGCAAGATTTGCGACAGACACAAGCTCAATTAATCCAAGCTGAAAAGATGTCCAGTTTAGGGCAAATGATGACGGAAATCGCCCATGAAATCAAGAACCCGATTAATTCTATTTACGGAAATCTAACTTATGTTGATCAAGATGTTCAGACTTTAATTGAACTTCTCAAACTCTACCAACAGCATTATCCTGAACTGACCTCAGAAATTCAAGATTTTATGGCAGCATCGGATGTTAATATAATTATTAATGAATTACCGCAAAGTTTAGAATTCATGCGATTAGGGGCTAACCGTTTATATGATTTAGCTTTATCTCTGCGAAATTTTTCCCGCTTAGATGATCAGCAAATGGTATCGGCGGATCTCCATATTGGTTTAGATGGAACCTTAAAAATTTTGCATACTCAACTGAAAGCCAAGGGGAATCATTCAGAAATTAAAGTAATTACAGACTATGGAAAACTCCCCTTAGTGAAATGCTACCCGAATCAACTCAATCAGGTGTTTATGAATCTTCTATCTAATGCAATTGATGCCTTAGAAAATCAACCTGTTCCTCGAAAAATCATGATCAAAACAGAGTGCTGCAAAATCAACCCAAACTCTGTAATAGAAGATGCCGTTCGTATTTCTATTTCCGATAATGGCCATGGAATTCCCCAGTTCGTTCAAAACCAAATTTTTAATCCGTTTTTCACGACAAAACCCGTTGGTAAAGGCACAGGTTTAGGTCTATCTATTGCTCACCAAATCATTGTAGAAAAACACCAAGGTAGCTTAAAATGTTTTTCTCAAGAAGGACAAGGGACAACTTTTGAAATTCTTCTATCCCTTGACGAACTGACTCCCGGTTAG
- a CDS encoding TldD/PmbA family protein — translation MTLATNSILISTDEALSLLETVLKNSQAEDVTVTVNNTETSLTRFSENQISQNLTTTQFNLSITSHYGKRCATASTNELDPDAIIATIRRSEELACIAPEDPEWVPLLEPQIYDHRIPAFDLETAHLSPRWRGEMVQKVCQLSAKSNGEASGTLSSEAVLFAVANSRGLQACNRLTSADFSVTARIETGSAWSQRTAWSVNQLPIELLTETVINRALLSQNPREVSPGIYPVVFDGAAFTDLLEWVIWNLDARAADEGRSFMSRTNSEGKSMGNRLGEQLFSPLIQVQRNPSHPLLQASTFFNNGMKKDDLEMIKNGIPLTLNYSRYWAQKQGKTAQGGLFPLVMLGSNQSLEDLIAQTERGILVSRAWYVRSVNPRTLEVTGMTRDGTFWIDQGKIAYPIKNLRFNQSLPEMLGNVEALSSVERYGNSVVPGVKVKAFNFSSITDSV, via the coding sequence ATGACCCTAGCAACAAATTCTATTTTAATTTCCACAGACGAAGCATTATCATTACTAGAAACAGTTCTAAAAAATTCCCAGGCTGAGGATGTCACTGTCACGGTCAACAATACCGAAACATCCTTAACTCGGTTTTCTGAAAATCAAATTAGTCAAAATCTCACCACTACCCAATTTAATCTCTCCATTACGAGCCATTATGGGAAAAGGTGTGCTACTGCTTCCACGAATGAACTTGATCCCGATGCCATTATCGCCACCATTCGCCGTTCTGAAGAACTCGCCTGCATCGCTCCCGAAGACCCAGAATGGGTTCCCCTGCTGGAACCTCAAATTTATGATCACCGTATCCCCGCCTTCGATCTTGAAACAGCCCACTTATCTCCTCGCTGGAGGGGGGAAATGGTGCAAAAGGTATGCCAATTAAGTGCTAAATCCAACGGAGAAGCATCGGGAACCCTCAGCAGTGAAGCGGTGTTATTTGCTGTGGCGAATTCACGCGGGTTACAGGCTTGTAACCGTTTAACATCAGCCGATTTCAGTGTCACCGCCCGAATAGAAACAGGTTCGGCTTGGAGTCAACGAACGGCTTGGAGTGTGAACCAATTACCGATTGAATTATTAACTGAAACTGTAATTAATCGAGCTTTGCTATCCCAAAATCCGCGTGAAGTTAGCCCTGGAATTTATCCCGTTGTCTTCGATGGAGCCGCCTTTACTGATTTATTAGAATGGGTAATTTGGAATTTAGATGCACGGGCGGCGGATGAAGGACGATCTTTTATGTCGCGGACGAATTCCGAGGGAAAATCGATGGGAAATCGCCTCGGAGAACAATTATTTAGTCCCTTAATTCAGGTACAACGAAATCCATCCCATCCCTTATTACAAGCCTCTACCTTTTTTAATAATGGCATGAAAAAAGATGATTTAGAGATGATCAAAAATGGAATTCCTCTAACCTTAAATTATAGCCGTTATTGGGCTCAAAAACAAGGAAAAACAGCACAAGGCGGACTATTTCCCCTAGTTATGTTAGGGTCAAATCAAAGTTTAGAGGATTTAATTGCTCAGACGGAACGGGGGATTTTAGTAAGTCGGGCTTGGTATGTTCGCTCTGTAAATCCACGAACCTTAGAAGTAACGGGAATGACAAGAGATGGCACCTTTTGGATTGACCAAGGAAAAATTGCTTATCCCATAAAAAATCTCCGTTTTAATCAAAGTTTACCAGAAATGTTAGGGAATGTTGAAGCATTAAGTTCCGTTGAACGTTATGGAAATAGCGTTGTACCTGGAGTTAAAGTTAAAGCTTTTAATTTTAGTAGTATTACGGATAGTGTCTAA